In a genomic window of Physeter macrocephalus isolate SW-GA chromosome 14, ASM283717v5, whole genome shotgun sequence:
- the ENGASE gene encoding cytosolic endo-beta-N-acetylglucosaminidase, protein MEAAGARTRGAARRRDRRLRAPLTLKEQQDPQPGVRLPQRRIEEDQEEAVFREVVTFTPDPLPVRYYDKDTTKPISFYLSSLEELLAWTPDVEHGFNVALGPPECRQPPLSSRRPRTLMCHDMMGGYLDDKFIQGSAVQSPYSFYHWQYIDIFVYFSHHTVTIPPVGWTNAAHRHGVCVLGTFITEWKEGERLCEAFLAGGERSYRAVAHQLVLIAQFFRFDGWLINIENSLSLAAVRNVPHFLQYLTTQLHQQVPRGLVLWYDSVVSSGQLTWQDELNEHNRVFFDSCDGFFTNYNWREEHLERMLGQAGERRADVYVGVDVFARGNVVGGRFDTDKSLELIRQHGFSAALFAPGWVYECLEKGDFFQNQDKFWSLLERYLPTHSICSLPFVTSFCLGMGTRRVCYGQEEAVGPWYHLSAQEIQPLFGEHRLEGDGRGWVKMHCCLADAWNGGSSLLIRGLIPPEVGNVAVRLFSLQVPVPPKIFLSMVYKLEGPSAVGVALELTTGDAGSCHVGGVSALSETSSRRGPRPLRVPPTKLAKWVGRCGQQFSGGWVQRCYEVNLRGCLLQALFVNFSRPPGSREEENFICRLGEIQVVDANSLLTPLPQVQAVTVSQVRWQPAASEGESGPAGLRLSCTLHWAYLLPHVRCFRIHCCRGSGGDSPCSGPSEPERPTLLGLAFVNRYRVVDLAVAAAEPGRDGRVEFLVEPIPKEGFLVPRAEWGRAAMLYSTPRT, encoded by the exons ATGGAGGCCGCGGGCGCCCGGACCCGGGGGGCTGCGCGGCGGCGGGACCGGCGGCTGCGGGCGCCGCTGACCCTGAAGGAGCAGCAGGATCCCCAGCCAGGCGTGCGGCTGCCGCAGAGGAG AATTGAAGAGGATCAAGAAGAAGCAGTCTTTCGAGAAGTGGTCACTTTTACCCCAGACCCTTTGCCAG TTCGATATTATGACAAGGACACCACCAAACCCATCAGCTTTTACTTGTCTTCCCTGGAGGAACTCTTGGCGTGGACGCCCGACGTGGAGCACGGCTTTAACGTGGCCTTAGGGCCCCCCGAGTGTCGGCAGCCCCCTTTGAGCAGCAGGAGGCCCCGGACTTTGATGTGCCATGACATGATGGGCGGGTACCTGGATGACAA GTTTATTCAGGGCTCAGCCGTGCAGAGCCCCTATTCCTTTTACCACTGGCAGTACATCGACATTTTTGTGTACTTCAGCCATCACACGGTCACCATCCCCCCGGTAGGCTGGACCAACGCTGCCCACAGGCATGGGGTCTGTGTGCTGG GGACTTTCATCACCGAATGGAAAGAAGGGGAGCGGCTCTGTGAGGCCTTCCTGGCTGGGGGCGAGCGCTCATACCGGGCGGTGGCCCATCAGCTGGTCCTGATTGCCCAGTTTTTCCGATTCGATGGCTGGCTGATCAACATCGAGAACTCTCTGAGT CTGGCCGCCGTGAGGAACGTGCCCCACTTCCTCCAGTACCTGACCACTCAGCTGCATCAACAGGTCCCCAGGGGCCTGGTGCTCTGGTACGACAGCGTGGTGAGCAGCGGGCAACTCACGTGGCAGGATGAGCTCAACGAGCACAACAG GGTCTTCTTCGATTCCTGCGATGGCTTCTTCACCAACTATAACTGGCGGGAGGAGCATCTGGAGCGGATGCTGGGGCAGGCTGGGGAGCGCCGGGCCGACGTGTACGTGGGAGTGGATGTGTTCGCCCGGGGCAATGTCGTCGGGGGCCGGTTTGACACGGACAAG TCACTGGAGCTGATCCGGCAGCACGGGTTCTCGGCGGCTCTGTTCGCACCTGGCTGGGTGTACGAGTGTTTGGAGAAGGGGGACTTCTTCCAGAACCAGGACAA GTTCTGGAGTTTGCTGGAACGCTATCTGCCCACGCACAGCATCTGCTCCTTGCCCTTTGTCACTTCCTTCTGCCTGGGCATGGGGACTCGAAGAGTCTGCTATGGCCAG GAGGAGGCCGTGGGGCCCTGGTACCACCTGAGCGCCCAGGAAATCCAGCCCCTGTTTGGAGAGCACAGGCTGGAAGGGGACGGACGGGGCTGGGTGAAGATGCACTGCTGCCTGGCAGACGCCTGGAACGGGGGCAGCTCTCTGCTTATCCGGGGGCTGATTCCGCCCGAGGTTGGAAACGTGGCTGTGAG GTTATTCTCCCTGCAGGTCCCAGTGCCGCCCAAGATTTTCCTGTCCATGGTGTACAAGCTAGAAGGGCCTTCGGCTGTGGGGGTGGCTTTGGAGCTCACCACGGGGGACGCAGGCAGCTGTCATGTGGGAGGCGTCTCGGCGCTGAGCG AAACGAGCTCGAGGCGCGGTCCCCGACCCCTCCGGGTGCCCCCGACCAAGCTAGCCAAATGGGTGGGCCGCTGCGGCCAGCAGTTCAGCGGGGGCTGGGTCCAGCG CTGCTACGAAGTGAATCTGCGGGGCTGCCTCCTGCAGGCCCTCTTCGTTAATTTCTCCCGGCCTCCGGGCAGCCGGGAGGAGGAGAACTTCATCTGTCGCCTTGGAGAGATCCAG GTGGTGGATGCCAATAGCCTGCTGACCCCTCTGCCTCAGGTGCAGGCCGTGACTGTCTCGCAGGTGCGCTGGCAGCCGGCCGCCTCCGAGGGGGAGAGCGGCCCCGCTGGGCTCCGGCTCAGCTGTACTCTGCACTGGGCCTACCTCCTCCCTCACGTCCGATGCTTCCGGATCCATTGCTGCCGAGGGTCAGGAGGTGACTCTCCTTGCAGCGGGCCTTCGGAGCCAGAGAGGCCCACGCTCCTGGGCCTGGCTTTTGTCAACCGGTATCGGGTAGTGGACCTGGCAGTGGCAGCCGCAGAGCCTGGCCGGGATGGCCGAGTGGAGTTCCTGGTGGAGCCCATCCCCAAGGAGGGGTTTCTGGTGCCGCGGGCCGAGTGGGGCAGGGCGGCCATGCTGTACTCCACGCCCCGCACGTGA